GTTTAGTCAGTCTCACCACACTTATGTTTGGGTTTCTTTAAGTCTAGGATTTAATTTAGAGAATGGCTAGTTTGTTTAGAAGGCAATACATTATAACACTGTATTCTAGAATAAGTGCACACGTTTTAGTTTACAGTTATGTTTTGCTTGATTGAACCTTTGTTTTTTGAGTTACCTCAGTGCCAGACTCCAGTCCTTCAGGGGAACAaagaggtggagaaggggtggaaCAAGCCTGCTGAGACTGCAAATTGGTTTATACCACTACTCATCATCAAGAGGGGGGGATGGGATGTTCCTATGTTAGCTACagttaggtttttgtgtgttcttCCTTCATGTCTTTTATGTGGCCTGATCAGCCAGTATTTAAGTTTCCTCTTTGTCTCATTTAGGTAGGGCTGTTTGTTTGAGTTAGTCTGAGTTGAAGTTTGTTACTTTGGCCTCTTATGGGCACAACTTTGTCaccttttcattatttacccaagtttctgttttgggttgaataaaaaacaattcttttttaatttaaacctgTGCTTGACTTTCCTTTGACTGCTCGGTCCATCACACTATTATAAAAGGTGCATGGTAGAACATAAAATCCAGAAACGGTACTTCTAACTGCAACATCAGACATACGTTTTTATCCTTAAATCAGTGtatgatgggaaaaaaattattcaacagaattattttaaaaaataaactaatgaaaaaggaaaagacaaaggaaaagTGATGGTACCtttaacttaatattttgttgcacaaCCATTGAGTCAATCACTGCAATCAAATGGTTCCTATAACTGTCCATGAGACTTCTGCACCTCTCAGCAGGTATTTTGGCCCACTCCTCATGAGCAAACTGCTTCAGTTGTCTCAGGTTCGAAGTTTTTTCCAGATGGCATGTTTCAGCTCCTTGCAAAGATGCTGAATAGGATTCAGATCAGGGCTCATAGAAGGCCACTTCAGAGTAGTCCAATATTTTCCTCTTAgctagtgatgttacgtgatgtgccgaggcttcgaggcgtgtgtcgagtaatggagggggcgtttccatAAAGCGCGTATGgaagcttgcttcatttaggggaggagccgaaaacgatgacgtccgaagcctcgctgcccggctgtaccacgtgactgcttcgggaagtggctcagatttTGGctcggggtttgacagctttagaaaccccacaggctccattcaaaatgtgggttgttgtaggcgagttgcggtcagttgagagagtggatagagttttgatagtttggatagcagagtttggatagtggttatttagtttgagacagttagtttggtgtttggagagtttaggagaaagatagatagataggagatttaggagcgcgaggacaggataggagtaggatggagccggcgagaaagaggaggatttcccctatgtgggaacatttcgatttgataagccctaacaaggtaaggtgaactgaacatttgcagatgcattaggtttgcttatgaggaactgtatttttcactgtttcttattttctgtaaaggtgaggtgtttattgtgctccaaggagttggggtacaataataacacctcatccatgctAAGGCACTACCGTGCCTTGCATGAGAATAGGGAGGAAACTGGAGCTTCACCCAGCCAAGGTATTTCATTACTATATTACAAACACACTATCACAATTTTTGCATGCTGATGTTTGCTTGTTGTGCAAATAAAGACAGGTAACAGACACTGTATTTATTCCCTTTTAACCAGCCACCAGAAAACAAGAGCTGGATGAAGCTCTAGTCTCCATGATAGTGAAGGATACCCAGCCTTTCACTATTGTGGATGACGTTGGATTCAGGACATTTGTGTCTAAGCTGGATCCCAATTATGTTCTCCCTACAAGGCAGGAATGTGTGGGTCCATACATGAAACGAGTGACTACATTATTGTATGTGTCACAAttcagcaatatatatatatatttcttccTTTAGGCTCTGAAGGCCATGGTGGAGGCCAAATATGAGTCTGCTAAGGAGCACGCTAAGGCTAAAGTAGAGAAGGTGGCTGCTGTTAGCCTTACATCAGATATGTGGACATCCATCAACATGGATGCCTACCTGGCAGTGACATGCCACTTTGGAGGAGAACGAAAAGCTGAGCTCGGTGTTGTTGGGAGTGCAGGCATTCCCCCAGTCTCACACTGCTGAACATATTGCTTGTGTGAAAGCCTCCCTGATGGAGGAATGGGGAATCTCAGGCAAGGTGACATGCATGGTCACCGATGGTGCTCCTAATATGGTGGCATGCGTGAGAGAGCTGAAGCTTCGCCACCACATTTGTGTTGCTCACACCCTCAATCTTGTTGTGAAGAGGGCGCTTGACCAGCACCCTGTGCTCTCTGGCCTCCGGGCCAAAGCAAGGAAGCTGGTTGGCTACTTTAGAAGCAGCACCACTGCTAAGGTatgctcttttcttttattccaatATATAATGTTAATAGTTTGTCTGTACTCCTACTGCAGTGACTTAATGGCCTACTCTTCTGTATCTTTAAAGGAGAAGCTTACACAAGTGCAGCTTCAGCTGGGCATGCAAGCAACCAAGCTGATGCAGGAGgtggaaacaagatggaacAGCACCTACTTGATGCTGCAACGTCTGGTGGAGTTGAGGGAGCCAGTAGGAGCGGCATTGGCTGGATTACACACTGACATTCCCTTTTTCACTGCCAGTGAGTTTGACATTGTTGTAGCGTGCCTTTCTTTACTCTCTTCTTTCTATGACGCCACCACGGAGCTCTCTGCAGAAGAACACGTGTCGGCATCAAAAGTTATCCCCCTCCTGAAGATGATAGAGAAAGCCCTTCAGGAGGAAGACACCAAGTCGGCACCTGCAGTAGCAGTGGAAATAGGAGAGCAGCTCATCAGACAGCTCAGGGAGAAGCTGCACATGCTCCAGTCAATGAGCATCTTGTCGCTGGCTACACTCCTGGACCCACGATTTAAACTTATAGCATTTTTCAGCAACACAAAAGCTGCTGAAGCAGTGAAGCGCTTGACTTCAGAGTGTGCCACCGTCATCCGACGGAACACAGAAGAGAACACTCACGAGATTCCCCAGGCTTCCACCTCTCAAGAATTCACTGGAGGTAatcttttatattacattttgagatTACTTATTCCTATTACAACACTTACTAACATGACTTGTGGTTTCCATTTAGGTAGCAGACTTTGGCAAAGATTGGACACTAGTGTCATGGAGGCAAAGAGGACTCAAAATGTGTCAGCAGATGCCACCTTAGAGGTCCAGCGCTACCTGTCAGAGGCAAACATAAGCAGGCTGGAGAACCCCCTGGAGTACTGGGCTAATCATCGGTCACTGTACCCCAATCTGTACAAACTTGCACTTATTTATGCACCCCGGCATCATCTGTGCCATGTGAGCGTGTCTTTTCAAAGGCTGGAGaagtagtgtcaaaaaagagaaatcgtttgaaaccaaaaactgtggagaaattgttgtttcttaataaaaatgcatgaaatcatccaagttacacaagcattagcctattcactaccccctccctagttccacaagcactttcactgtcctctgcctgattaagcccaggccatttttctagagtcacagcaaaacattattacacaacatgccatatcacatgacactactattttgggaataattacacacagagaatacattcaaacaatattttattatacacatatgtgtatacataatttatgtagacaaatgatttcatcctacaccttttgtgaagtcattcccaagagccataatagacaaaaattcaatgcatcacatgtgttaagatacagctgactgtgattatacacctggccagtaggtggtttcgtgtgcacatgaagcttcaagaaatgaaccctttctcgaaccagttggctcaagtggttcaatgcctcatgaggcttcatctaaCATTCACTACTCTTAGCCATTCTTGATTGTTTTTAGCTGTGTGTTTTAGGTTATCATCCTGTTGCAAGACCCATGACCTTATCTGTCTCTTTGTTTCGTCATCAATTTTCCTCTTGCAGCCACATCCAGGGAGGTTGGCTACAGTGCTATGGATCTTAAATTTTTGAATATGTGCAAATGTAGTCAGAGGAACATCAAGCTGCTTGGAGATGGTCTTATAACCTTTACCTTTACCATGCTTGTCTATAGTTTTCTTACTAATCTCCTGAGACAACTCTTTCCTTCGCTTCCTCTGGTCCATGTTGAGTGTGGCACACATCATGTCAACAAACAGCACAGCGTCTACCTGTAGCCTCATCTATAGGCCCACTGACTGATTACAAGATTGTAGACACCTGTAATGCTAATTAGTGGACACACCTTGTTTTAACAGTTGCATTTTGCAGTTGACAGAAGGTTTGTTGATGGAGAGGAGCTCAGCTGTCCATCATCcaccttttattttcatgaatgtgtttgtgagaacaaatggaaaagctctctcacacacaaagTGTTTTGTATTCTTTTTCGCTCTACAATGTACAAGTAATGCGCAGCTGAGCAAGCTGttgattaaatgtttccatCAGTTCGCACGATTATTAGAGATGTTGTGAAAGTTGTTCTAATCAggtatgtttctgtgtttgcatCAATTTATGTGGATTCGCTGCATTTATCTCCTGCATGAATGAGAGAAATTAATAAAGAGGGCATTGATAGAAATTTCCATAAAAGAGAGGTGTTAGCAGGAGCTTAATAACCTCAGGGGTGAATTAGGAATTTCTTTGTAGTGAAGAACTAATAAGGCCGTTGGACAGTGATGGATGAAGCGCTCCTCAGGAACTGACATGTCAATTGTTCTTTCCATAATAGTCTCCTCTGAAGCAAATCAATCTAAGCTTTGTGAGGGGCCTTGTGGTTAGTAGTTTGCACTCATAAAATTTACATATGCAAAAAGTAGTTGATAAGAATCTGATGGGATTTGGCTGACATTGGTGTTACTGAACAATCAAAAGGGTTTTTAATGGAGTGGCTAACATTGAATAATAATAGCTTTG
This Xiphophorus hellerii strain 12219 chromosome 23, Xiphophorus_hellerii-4.1, whole genome shotgun sequence DNA region includes the following protein-coding sequences:
- the LOC116714917 gene encoding zinc finger BED domain-containing protein 4-like, encoding MEEWGISGKVTCMVTDGAPNMVACVRELKLRHHICVAHTLNLVVKRALDQHPVLSGLRAKARKLVGYFRSSTTAKEKLTQVQLQLGMQATKLMQEVETRWNSTYLMLQRLVELREPVGAALAGLHTDIPFFTASEFDIVVACLSLLSSFYDATTELSAEEHVSASKVIPLLKMIEKALQEEDTKSAPAVAVEIGEQLIRQLREKLHMLQSMSILSLATLLDPRFKLIAFFSNTKAAEAVKRLTSECATVIRRNTEENTHEIPQASTSQEFTGGSRLWQRLDTSVMEAKRTQNVSADATLEVQRYLSEANISRLENPLEYWANHRSLYPNLYKLALIYAPRHHLCHVSVSFQRLEK